From Nicotiana tabacum cultivar K326 chromosome 15, ASM71507v2, whole genome shotgun sequence, the proteins below share one genomic window:
- the LOC107770784 gene encoding early nodulin-like protein 15 gives MAGFSRNVLSSSLVAVLFFLLLSFSEARDHLVGGKTDSWKIPSSESDSLNRWAEKSRFLIGDSLVWKYDGKKDSVLEVSKRDYVTCNTSSPIAVHNDGNTKIELTNSGAYYFISGAKGHCEQGQKLIVVTLSENNMRRFMGAPAPSPTEFDGPAMAPTSNSATLKAGLFMGFGVLIGFLF, from the exons ATGGCTGGTTTTTCAAGAAATGTGCTTTCTTCTTCACTAGTAGCTGTTCTCTTCTTCCTCCTCTTGAGCTTCTCAGAAGCCAGAGACCATTTGGTAGGGGGGAAAACTGATTCTTGGAAAATCCCATCTTCTGAATCAGATTCTCTCAATCGATGGGCTGAAAAATCTCGCTTCCTCATTGGAGATTCTCTTG TGTGGAAGTATGATGGGAAAAAAGACTCAGTTTTAGAAGTGAGCAAGAGGGATTATGTGACATGCAACACGTCAAGTCCAATAGCAGTGCACAATGATGGGAATACAAAGATAGAGCTAACAAATTCAGGAGCTTACTATTTCATAAGTGGAGCAAAAGGGCATTGTGAGCAAGGCCAGAAACTGATAGTAGTGACCTTATCTGAGAACAACATGAGGAGATTCATGGGTGCACCTGCACCTTCTCCGACAGAATTTGATGGTCCAGCTATGGCTCCTACTAGCAATTCTGCTACATTGAAGGCTGGTTTATTTATGGGTTTTGGGGTTTTAATTGGATTCTTGTTTTGA
- the LOC142169558 gene encoding uncharacterized protein LOC142169558, translating into MKSRLFLIIGAWVIVYSGSIPHTSSIHAELKTLLQGLKLAVQRNLKPIHINVDVAEILTTLKNDNAVYTNIASDCRKLLHQLHDAKVTRTYREQNFVADILAKGGSKMECSAEPTIFNVPPFFVTDQFRADLLGTAFSR; encoded by the exons atgaaatcacgtcttttcttgatcatag GAGCGTGGGTTATTGTCTATAGTGGCAGTATACCACACACTTCAAGCATACATGCGGAGCTGAAAACTTTACTTCAAGGGCTCAAGTTAGCTGTTCAAAGGAACCTTAAACCAATTCACATAAACGTGGATGTTGCGGAGATACTCACAACACTGAAAAATGATAATGCTGTATATACTAATATTGCATCCGATTGCAGGAAGCTTCTCCACCAGCTACATGACGCGAAAGTCACTCGCACGTACAGAGAGCAGAATTTTGTAGCAGATATACTAGCAAAAGGAGGCAGTAAAATGGAATGCTCTGCAGAGCCAACTATTTTTAACGTGCCACCATTTTTTGTTACTGATCAGTTCCGTGCAGATCTACTTGGAACAGCCTTTTCAAGATAA